In Deinococcus sonorensis KR-87, a single window of DNA contains:
- a CDS encoding BTAD domain-containing putative transcriptional regulator: MPTPWRLHVLGPPALIRPDGTLLACDRRTAGLMTYLAVEGPTHRHAIARMLWPGIPDTMARNNLIQALRRLEKHTRSVLITRAPLLALAPDVAVDLKELLDGTVTAVSGTGGLEGLELDDAPDFTEWLMATRARLGQVRERDAQRAVDEAVARGDVAGALVLARHLLDLDPLSELGHRVLMRLHTLDGDRPSALRVYRRYKTRLARELGAEPHPDIVQLARDIDAGRLPRAPEQPRIPMAVLRPPHLIGREDAWARMEEAWAAGKTIYLAGAPGVGKTRLAQDFARSKGPALYLQGRPGEQDVPFSGAVRNARARLAAAPHVQLPEWVRDELARVLPEFRQGETPEPLLDEQERLQFFQAHLEMVRLTSGGYVATITDDIQYYDQATMDLGVFFLSQGATLGGHGDVPRHLIVYRRDEFPPESQRTVERHVNSGSAVRIDVEPLPEAAVTDLLSSLAVPDAPQVSGLITHSTGGNVQYVLEAVKHLYETGSFTLDGPRDLPASMATIIHQRLQRLSPTAVQVARAAAVLRTDISIERVAELLNASLLTTAAAWEELEVAQVLTGERFSHDLVQENVLMTTPAPVRQILHRSAARLLALHAAPPAVIASHWHAAGEPAHAAEWFARAAQAARATLRVQEAADLYRAAAQAHQDAGDEVQASALLQLARDAAGQRPAP, encoded by the coding sequence GTGCCCACTCCATGGCGCCTGCACGTGCTGGGTCCGCCGGCCCTGATCCGGCCGGACGGAACGCTGCTCGCGTGTGATCGCCGCACGGCCGGTCTGATGACGTACCTGGCGGTGGAAGGTCCCACGCATCGTCACGCCATCGCGCGGATGCTCTGGCCGGGGATTCCCGACACCATGGCCCGCAACAATCTGATTCAGGCGCTCCGGCGGCTGGAGAAGCACACCCGCTCGGTCCTGATCACCCGCGCGCCGCTCCTCGCCCTGGCTCCTGACGTCGCCGTTGACCTCAAGGAACTGTTAGACGGCACCGTCACGGCTGTGAGCGGCACCGGGGGCCTCGAGGGCCTGGAACTCGATGACGCGCCCGACTTCACCGAATGGCTGATGGCCACGCGAGCGCGGCTGGGTCAGGTGCGCGAACGCGACGCGCAGCGCGCGGTGGACGAAGCGGTCGCGCGCGGTGACGTGGCGGGCGCGCTGGTCCTGGCGCGCCACCTGCTGGACCTCGATCCGCTCTCGGAACTCGGACACCGGGTGCTGATGCGTCTGCACACCCTGGACGGCGACCGGCCTTCGGCGCTGAGGGTCTACCGCCGATACAAGACGCGGCTGGCCCGGGAGCTCGGCGCCGAGCCTCACCCGGACATCGTGCAGCTCGCCCGGGACATCGATGCCGGCCGCCTGCCGCGCGCTCCGGAGCAGCCGCGCATTCCCATGGCGGTGCTGCGACCGCCGCATCTGATCGGCCGTGAAGATGCCTGGGCGCGGATGGAAGAGGCGTGGGCCGCTGGAAAGACCATCTACCTCGCGGGCGCGCCGGGCGTCGGCAAAACGCGGCTCGCTCAGGACTTTGCCCGCAGCAAGGGACCCGCGCTGTATCTGCAAGGCCGACCGGGCGAGCAGGACGTGCCGTTCTCCGGCGCGGTGCGCAACGCCCGGGCCCGGCTGGCCGCCGCACCTCACGTGCAGCTGCCCGAATGGGTCAGGGATGAACTTGCCCGCGTCCTGCCTGAATTTCGGCAGGGCGAGACGCCCGAGCCGCTGCTCGACGAGCAGGAACGGCTGCAGTTCTTTCAGGCGCACCTGGAAATGGTGCGCCTGACCAGCGGCGGGTACGTGGCCACCATCACCGACGACATTCAGTACTACGACCAGGCGACCATGGACCTGGGTGTGTTTTTTCTGTCGCAGGGCGCCACGCTCGGGGGCCATGGAGACGTGCCCCGGCATCTGATTGTCTATCGCCGCGATGAATTCCCACCGGAATCGCAGCGCACCGTCGAGCGGCACGTCAACTCCGGCAGCGCGGTCCGCATCGACGTGGAGCCGCTCCCTGAAGCGGCGGTCACCGACCTCCTCAGCAGCCTCGCCGTCCCGGACGCCCCTCAGGTGTCCGGGTTGATCACGCACAGCACCGGGGGCAACGTGCAGTACGTCCTCGAGGCCGTCAAGCACCTGTATGAGACGGGCAGCTTCACGCTGGATGGCCCCCGTGACCTGCCGGCCAGCATGGCCACCATCATTCACCAGCGGCTCCAGCGGCTCTCCCCCACGGCCGTTCAGGTGGCTCGTGCCGCGGCCGTCCTGCGCACCGACATCTCCATTGAGCGGGTGGCTGAACTGCTGAACGCCTCCCTGCTCACCACCGCCGCCGCCTGGGAGGAACTTGAGGTGGCGCAGGTGCTCACCGGCGAACGCTTCAGCCACGACCTGGTCCAGGAGAACGTCCTGATGACCACGCCCGCACCGGTCCGGCAGATCCTGCACCGCAGCGCGGCGCGCCTGCTGGCCCTCCACGCGGCCCCACCGGCGGTGATTGCCAGTCATTGGCATGCGGCCGGGGAACCTGCCCACGCCGCGGAGTGGTTCGCGCGGGCCGCGCAGGCCGCGCGGGCCACCCTCCGTGTTCAGGAAGCGGCGGACCTGTACCGCGCGGCGGCGCAGGCACATCAGGACGCCGGCGACGAGGTGCAGGCCAGCGCACTGCTGCAGCTCGCCCGCGACGCTGCGGGGCAGCGCCCGGCACCGTGA
- a CDS encoding BTAD domain-containing putative transcriptional regulator, whose protein sequence is MEPPRTGWQLNLLGPGRLVAASGQALQVGPKLMVAMAYLALEGPTLRMRLADLLWPDVPEMTARNNLVQLLRRARQQLGVELISGTDPVVLDPDLQVDTRALARHSLHGGIDDRLVHDEGLLSSLEVEPGSDLADWLSAQRERLDEQRLVMLRREAERLEDAGAYAQAALRVEQRLRLDPLSEEAHRRLMRLRHLMGDREGALQAFAACRAILAKNLRTEPLPETLALATEIARGGQLPEVRARAPGGPRLARVPGVVGRTEAWAQLEAGWQAGQLLLITGPPGIGKTRLALEFAASKGRVLRVDARPGDAGTPFATNTRLARAHLALMPDVPLPVWVRDTLSRYLPELRGPAPPAPVRSPEAFQRAFDAQFELVQATSAGLAAIVVDDLQYFDSASLAVGNALISRAVPFHAGPIPPHIAVYRAGELTPEQAAVLDRLVQEGVAARVDVGPLDTRAVEDLLRGMGLPDTARLAPRLQRFTGGNPQLIYETLQHLLDLGALHDPPEHLPLPPAVHDVLNRRLDRLSNSALQVVRAAAVLQSDFTPELVADMLGAPLFDTIHAWEELERAEVLLGTQFAHDLMLEAVRASIPEGVSRLLCRSAARLLERHDGQASSIARFWMDGGDPREATTWFMRAGEAAAAQFLLREAAAFYALAADACDAAGGADRVAASRAPT, encoded by the coding sequence ATGGAACCGCCGCGGACCGGATGGCAGCTGAACCTGCTGGGCCCCGGGCGCCTCGTGGCCGCGTCGGGACAGGCGCTGCAGGTCGGACCGAAACTGATGGTGGCCATGGCCTACCTGGCGCTGGAAGGCCCCACGCTCCGCATGCGCCTGGCGGACCTGCTCTGGCCGGACGTTCCCGAGATGACCGCCCGCAACAACCTCGTGCAGCTGCTGCGGCGCGCGCGGCAGCAGCTGGGGGTCGAGCTGATCTCCGGCACGGACCCCGTGGTGCTGGACCCGGACCTGCAGGTCGACACACGGGCACTGGCGCGGCATTCCCTGCACGGGGGCATCGACGACCGGCTGGTGCATGACGAGGGGCTGCTGAGCAGCCTGGAGGTCGAGCCCGGGTCAGACCTCGCCGACTGGCTGTCCGCGCAGCGCGAACGCCTCGACGAGCAGCGGCTGGTGATGCTTCGGCGTGAAGCGGAACGCCTGGAGGACGCAGGGGCGTACGCCCAGGCGGCGCTGCGGGTCGAGCAGCGCCTGCGCCTGGACCCGCTCTCGGAGGAGGCCCACCGGCGCCTGATGCGCCTGCGGCACCTGATGGGCGACCGCGAGGGCGCGCTGCAGGCGTTCGCGGCCTGCCGGGCGATCCTCGCGAAGAACCTGCGAACCGAGCCGCTCCCGGAGACGCTGGCCCTGGCCACAGAGATCGCGCGGGGCGGACAGCTCCCGGAGGTCCGCGCGCGGGCGCCAGGGGGGCCGCGCCTCGCACGCGTCCCGGGTGTGGTCGGGCGCACGGAGGCGTGGGCGCAGCTGGAGGCCGGCTGGCAGGCCGGCCAGCTGCTGCTCATCACCGGCCCCCCCGGCATCGGGAAAACGCGCCTGGCCCTGGAGTTCGCGGCGAGCAAGGGGCGCGTACTGCGCGTGGATGCCCGCCCGGGTGACGCCGGCACGCCGTTCGCGACGAACACGCGCCTGGCTCGCGCGCACCTCGCGCTGATGCCGGACGTGCCGTTGCCGGTGTGGGTGCGTGACACGCTCTCGCGGTACCTGCCGGAATTGCGCGGCCCGGCGCCACCGGCACCGGTGCGCAGCCCCGAAGCATTCCAGCGGGCCTTCGACGCCCAGTTTGAGCTGGTGCAGGCCACCAGCGCGGGCCTCGCGGCGATTGTGGTGGACGACCTGCAGTATTTCGACAGCGCCAGCCTGGCGGTGGGGAACGCGCTGATCTCCAGGGCCGTTCCCTTTCACGCCGGCCCCATCCCGCCGCACATCGCGGTGTACCGGGCGGGTGAGCTGACCCCCGAGCAGGCCGCCGTGCTCGACCGGCTGGTTCAGGAGGGCGTGGCGGCGCGGGTGGACGTCGGCCCACTGGACACCCGCGCGGTCGAAGACCTGCTGCGCGGCATGGGCCTGCCGGACACCGCGCGCCTGGCGCCGCGCCTGCAGCGGTTCACCGGCGGCAACCCTCAGCTCATTTACGAAACCCTGCAGCATCTGCTGGACCTCGGGGCGCTGCACGATCCTCCGGAGCACCTGCCGCTCCCGCCAGCCGTTCACGACGTGCTGAACCGGCGCCTCGACCGCCTGTCGAACAGCGCCCTGCAGGTGGTGCGGGCCGCCGCGGTGTTGCAGAGTGACTTCACCCCGGAGTTGGTGGCCGACATGCTGGGCGCGCCGCTGTTTGACACGATTCACGCGTGGGAGGAACTGGAACGTGCGGAGGTGCTCCTCGGCACGCAGTTCGCGCATGACCTGATGCTGGAAGCGGTGCGCGCCAGCATTCCGGAAGGCGTGTCCCGGCTGCTGTGCCGCAGCGCCGCGCGGCTGCTGGAGCGCCACGACGGGCAGGCCTCCAGCATCGCACGCTTCTGGATGGACGGCGGCGACCCCCGCGAGGCAACGACGTGGTTCATGCGTGCCGGCGAAGCGGCGGCCGCGCAGTTCCTGCTGCGTGAAGCGGCCGCGTTCTACGCGCTGGCGGCCGACGCGTGCGACGCGGCAGGCGGTGCAGACCGCGTCGCGGCCTCCAGGGCTCCGACCTGA